The following are encoded together in the Citrus sinensis cultivar Valencia sweet orange chromosome 1, DVS_A1.0, whole genome shotgun sequence genome:
- the LOC127903634 gene encoding protein FAR1-RELATED SEQUENCE 9-like — protein sequence MESVGLPCRHMFHVLKVEQIEKIPDNMVLRRWTKKAKEHNTCRTTKPEVDTDVSEMARFSALSAACNKMCYNAAKNVEAYENALVEINRLTLTYEQQYERDGLPNKKLRMGTKLRNPAVVKTKGAMSKAKCVAESSRKCGKCRQVGHTARTCSIQGNDSPQLSVDGNGFAAFDSSSTQNPGAFAGVSPTLLGHASNQFSNVFYWWPH from the exons ATGGAGTCTGTTGGGCTTCCTTGTAGGCATATGTTTCATGTCTTGAAAGTGGAACAAATTGAAAAGATTCCTGACAATATGGTTCTTCGTAGATGGACAAAAAAAGCCAAGGAGCACAATACTTGCAGGACCACAAAACCAGAAGTTGACACTGATGTTTCAGAGATGGCTAGATTTAGTGCATTGTCTGCAGCCTGCAATAAAATGTGCTACAATGCAGCGAAAAACGTTGAAGCCTATGAAAATGCATTGGTAGAAATCAATCGGCTAACATTAACTTATGAACAACAATATGAACGAGACGGTctcccaaataaaaaattacggATGGGAACAAAACTTCGTAATCCTGCAGTTGTAAAAACCAAGGGTGCTATGTCTAAAGCAAAATGTGTAGCAGAAAGCTCTAGAAAGTGTGGAAAATGTCGTCAGGTTGGGCATACAGCACGAACTTGTTCTATTCAAGGGAATGATAGCCCCCAACTAAG TGTCGATGGAAACGGTTTTGCCGCATTCGATTCATCAAGCACCCAGAATCCTGGAGCCTTTGCTGGTGTCAGTCCAACATTGTTAGGTCATGCAAGCAACCAATTTTCTAATGTTTTTTATTGGTGGCCTCATTAA
- the LOC107175965 gene encoding protein FAR1-RELATED SEQUENCE 5-like translates to MSSPHSSSNLGISIAPNVGLQASDVLGSHFDSVEDAELWYNNYARMLGFGVRKDDMRRGKKSGRITIRRWVCHFEGVRDERQSQNCSRVREPRPITRTGCRASFRVNYDDSVGKYIAKEFRPEHNHHLASTNEVHLIRSHRKVTDAELAQAKALRHVGVKTCQFMDYMADQVEGPQNLRFTRKDMQNTLDASTRAEVGDSNSDTTIAYFAAKSEHDPGLCFEYTLDDENRLRNLFWADCVARYDYQCFGDELAFDATYKTNVYHKPLVTLVGTNHHFRTTVFGFALLADETIDSYTWLLQTFLSTMGNRMPVSVITDGDKAMSKAIKTVFTGCIHRLCCWHLERNAQANLKNEDFTRKFRDLMLTPMTVTEFETQWSAVVAEFALEHHAWVQKMYSKRCKWAEAYLRGTFFAGMRSTQRCESMNAYLSRFVQHKLKLYEFVRQIDHALRNIRTTETSDEFKTKYSTPVLRTHLQSLEKHAAQLFPLRVFSKVRDEMLREGAVIEVKTVKAVDVALYTVTEFGTPTTCWNVIHNLQENHI, encoded by the coding sequence ATGAGTAGCCCACATAGTTCCAGCAACCTAGGAATATCCATTGCTCCAAATGTTGGTTTACAGGCATCGGACGTACTTGGCAGTCATTTCGACTCAGTAGAAGATGCAGAACTGTGGTATAACAATTATGCCCGAATGCTTGGTTTTGGTGTTAGGAAAGATGATATGCGGCGCGGAAAAAAGTCTGGACGAATCACAATTCGACGTTGGGTTTGTCATTTCGAAGGGGTAAGAGATGAAAGACAATCTCAAAACTGCAGTAGGGTGCGAGAACCACGACCTATAACACGAACCGGGTGTCGGGCATCATTTCGAGTGAATTACGATGATTCAGTTGGTAAATACATCGCCAAAGAATTCAGGCCTGAGCACAACCATCATTTGGCTTCTACTAATGAAGTTCATCTCATTCGTTCACATCGAAAGGTTACTGATGCAGAACTTGCGCAAGCAAAGGCATTAAGGCATGTTGGTGTGAAGACTTGCCAATTCATGGATTACATGGCTGATCAAGTAGAGGGGCCTCAAAACCTAAGGTTCACACGCAAAGACATGCAAAACACGCTAGATGCTTCCACTCGTGCCGAGGTTGGAGATTCTAACTCAGACACAACTATAGCATACTTTGCGGCAAAATCTGAACATGACCCTGGGCTTTGCTTTGAGTACACACTAGATGATGAAAATAGACTACGAAATTTGTTTTGGGCTGATTGTGTAGCTCGTTATGACTATCAGTGTTTTGGTGATGAGTTGGCATTCGATGCAACGTATAAGACTAATGTATATCATAAACCCCTCGTTACACTTGTCGGAACAAACCATCACTTCAGAACAACGGTCTTCGGTTTTGCTTTGCTTGCAGATGAGACAATTGACTCATACACGTGGCTGCTACAAACTTTTCTATCCACTATGGGCAACCGAATGCCCGTGTCTGTAATTACTGATGGTGACAAGGCAATGTCAAAGGCAATAAAGACAGTGTTTACCGGGTGCATCCATCGTCTTTGTTGTTGGCATCTTGAGCGCAATGCGCAGGCTAATTTGAAGAACGAAGACTTTACGAGAAAATTTCGTGATTTGATGTTGACACCTATGACGGTAACTGAATTTGAAACCCAATGGTCAGCTGTAGTGGCTGAATTCGCACTTGAACATCATGCATGGGTACAGAAAATGTATTCGAAGCGGTGCAAGTGGGCGGAAGCTTATCTTAGAGGAACATTCTTTGCTGGTATGCGAAGCACTCAACGATGTGAAAGTATGAATGCATATCTTAGCCGATTTGTCCAACATAAACTAAAATTGTATGAGTTTGTGCGACAAATTGATCATGCTCTCCGCAATATTCGTACCACAGAAACATCCGATGAGTTCAAAACCAAATACAGTACTCCTGTCTTAAGAACTCACTTACAGAGCCTCGAGAAACATGCTGCACAATTGTTCCCATTAAGAGTTTTTTCAAAGGTTAGAGATGAGATGCTGCGAGAAGGAGCGGTCATCGAAGTAAAAACTGTCAAAGCTGTCGATGTTGCATTGTACACAGTGACTGAATTTGGGACACCTACAACATGTTGGAATGTCATCCACAATCTACAAGAAAACCACATATAG